One genomic segment of Nonomuraea coxensis DSM 45129 includes these proteins:
- a CDS encoding class I SAM-dependent methyltransferase, giving the protein MSKRHGSYGFDAPWALTGLLLGAIVLVALAAVSYALDILLAGLAFLLGGLYTLASAASYLYTTRHGKFAVWAEELRRLKGDERLLDLGCGRGAVLLMAAQRLPRGRATGVDLWRSADQSGNAEARTRANAEAEGVSDRVELVTGDLRDLPFGDAAFDVVVSSQAVHNIPGAEGRARAVREAYRVLRPGGLLLLADFQHTAAYEETLRELGVVDVRRRDAGWRFWYGGPWFGTGLVEARKPV; this is encoded by the coding sequence GTGAGCAAGCGACACGGCAGCTATGGCTTCGACGCGCCGTGGGCCCTGACCGGGTTGCTCCTCGGAGCGATCGTGCTGGTGGCTCTCGCGGCGGTCTCGTACGCCCTCGACATCCTCCTCGCGGGCCTCGCCTTCCTCCTCGGCGGGCTCTACACGCTGGCCAGCGCGGCCAGCTACCTCTACACCACCCGGCACGGCAAGTTCGCCGTCTGGGCCGAGGAACTGCGCCGCCTCAAGGGCGACGAGCGGCTGCTCGACCTCGGCTGCGGCCGCGGCGCGGTGCTGCTCATGGCCGCCCAGCGGCTGCCCAGGGGCCGGGCCACGGGCGTCGACCTGTGGCGCTCGGCCGACCAGTCGGGCAACGCCGAGGCGCGCACCCGCGCCAACGCCGAGGCCGAAGGCGTCTCCGACCGCGTCGAGCTGGTCACCGGCGACCTGCGCGACCTGCCCTTCGGCGACGCGGCGTTCGACGTGGTCGTCTCCAGCCAGGCGGTGCACAACATCCCCGGCGCGGAGGGGCGGGCGCGGGCCGTGCGGGAGGCGTACCGGGTGCTGCGGCCCGGCGGGCTGCTGCTCCTCGCCGACTTCCAGCACACGGCCGCGTACGAGGAGACCCTGCGCGAGCTCGGCGTCGTGGACGTGCGCCGCCGCGACGCCGGCTGGCGGTTCTGGTACGGCGGACCGTGGTTCGGCACCGGCCTCGTGGAGGCCAGGAAGCCCGTCTAG
- a CDS encoding RrF2 family transcriptional regulator — translation MRLSARTDYALRAVSELAAAPPGPVPAERIAAAQRIPRRFLDNILLQLRRAGLIHSMRGPEGGYWLARPAEEITLADVIVVIEGRPEFQGHGGYPGAAGPLAAVWAALREHEERLLAETTFAQIVAAR, via the coding sequence ATGCGGCTCTCGGCGAGAACCGACTACGCGCTGCGGGCGGTCAGCGAGCTGGCCGCCGCGCCTCCCGGGCCGGTGCCGGCCGAGCGCATCGCCGCGGCGCAGAGGATCCCCCGCAGGTTCCTGGACAACATCCTGCTCCAGCTCCGGCGGGCCGGGCTCATCCACAGCATGCGCGGCCCCGAGGGCGGCTACTGGCTGGCCCGCCCGGCCGAGGAGATCACGCTGGCCGACGTGATCGTGGTGATCGAGGGACGCCCGGAGTTCCAGGGGCACGGCGGGTATCCCGGGGCGGCCGGGCCGCTGGCCGCCGTGTGGGCGGCCCTGCGCGAGCACGAGGAACGGCTGCTCGCCGAGACCACGTTCGCGCAGATCGTGGCCGCCCGCTGA
- a CDS encoding ABC transporter ATP-binding protein, translated as MSTTQLGAGPGTDAAVRLESVSKTYGHGRNALLALDQVSLHVRPGEFVCILGASGCGKSTMLSLVAGLDRPSAGQISTNGHKVAMMFQDPALFPWLTVAANVELAFRADGVPKAERRARAAEFLELVHLGGFGRKRPHELSGGMRQRVALARALAQSSSSSEGSAVLLMDEPFGALDAMTRDLLHDELERIWRERSLSVLFVTHNVREAVRLGDRVVLLSSRPGRVEEEFAVELERPRRTDSAEVATLAARITDRLKEEVARHGR; from the coding sequence ATGAGCACCACCCAGCTCGGCGCCGGCCCCGGCACGGACGCGGCCGTCCGCCTGGAGTCCGTCTCCAAGACCTACGGCCACGGCAGGAACGCCCTGCTCGCGCTCGACCAGGTGTCCCTCCACGTCCGGCCCGGCGAGTTCGTCTGCATCCTCGGCGCCTCCGGCTGCGGCAAGAGCACGATGTTGTCGCTGGTCGCCGGGCTCGACCGGCCGAGCGCCGGGCAGATCTCCACGAACGGCCACAAGGTCGCGATGATGTTCCAGGACCCGGCGCTGTTCCCGTGGCTGACCGTCGCGGCGAACGTCGAGCTGGCCTTCCGCGCCGACGGCGTCCCCAAGGCCGAGCGCAGGGCCAGGGCCGCGGAGTTCCTGGAGCTGGTGCACCTCGGCGGCTTCGGCCGCAAGCGCCCGCACGAGCTGTCGGGCGGCATGCGCCAGCGCGTGGCGCTCGCCCGCGCGCTCGCGCAGTCCTCGTCCTCCTCGGAGGGCTCGGCGGTGCTGCTCATGGACGAGCCGTTCGGCGCGCTCGACGCCATGACCCGCGACCTGCTCCACGACGAGCTGGAGCGGATCTGGCGGGAGCGGTCGCTGTCGGTGCTGTTCGTCACCCACAACGTGCGCGAGGCCGTCCGCCTCGGTGACCGGGTCGTGCTGCTGAGCAGCCGGCCCGGCCGGGTGGAGGAGGAGTTCGCCGTCGAGCTGGAGCGGCCCCGCCGCACCGACTCCGCCGAGGTCGCCACGCTCGCCGCGCGGATCACCGACCGGCTGAAGGAAGAGGTCGCCCGGCATGGCCGTTGA
- a CDS encoding flavoprotein — protein MIESPGKVLYVIVCAAYAAGDVARLVAGAQRLGWTVQVVATPAALDFLDVPALEARTGRPVRSRYRKPSEPKPPRADAMIVAPATYNTVNKLALGVADTYALGVLAEAPGLGIPVVVLPFVNDALASRLPFRRAVADLRADGVRVLPPPDDADPDPWRAALTELGPPS, from the coding sequence GTGATCGAGTCGCCGGGCAAGGTGCTGTACGTCATCGTGTGCGCCGCCTACGCGGCCGGCGACGTCGCCCGGCTCGTCGCCGGCGCGCAGCGACTCGGCTGGACCGTGCAGGTCGTCGCCACGCCGGCGGCCCTGGACTTCCTCGACGTCCCCGCCTTGGAGGCGCGGACCGGGCGGCCGGTACGCAGCCGCTACCGCAAGCCGTCCGAGCCGAAGCCGCCGCGGGCGGACGCCATGATCGTGGCGCCGGCGACGTACAACACGGTCAACAAGCTCGCGCTGGGGGTGGCGGACACGTACGCGCTGGGGGTGCTGGCCGAGGCGCCGGGGCTCGGCATCCCCGTCGTCGTGCTGCCCTTCGTCAACGACGCCCTCGCCTCCCGGCTGCCGTTCCGCCGCGCGGTCGCCGACCTGCGCGCCGACGGCGTCCGCGTCCTGCCCCCGCCGGACGACGCCGACCCCGACCCCTGGCGGGCGGCACTGACCGAACTCGGCCCACCGAGCTAA
- a CDS encoding ATP-binding protein encodes MTAEFSGREHELRVLREQLHLVLAGKLTTRGRALLVTGRRRVGKSRLVQEFCDRSRLPYMVFQASRGRSPAAERSDFIDAVSCAGLPDAALISGNRPQDWNAALRALAIAVGDTPCVVVLDEVPWLVEQDPEFEGALQTVWDRFLSARPILLILVGSDLTTMEALQEYGRPFFGRAGHTTVRPLHLGDVAAMTGLPAADAVDAFLLTGGFPEIVSSWEPGMSREEFLRRSLASPLSPLLAAGQLTLLGEFPGGGHARTILEAIGTGERTFAGIAARTGGAAPLPAGTLSPILATLAAKQVVAADLPLSTRQDTKNKRYRIADPYLRFWLTFLQRAIADSERGRPDLALRRIGRSWTSWRGRAVEPVIRETLARALPDEDWPGTEEVGGWWNRQNNPEVDLVGADRGPVASEVHFVGSIKWLENRPFDRHDHEALVRSKPFVPGTGDRTPLVAVSRAGAEPGLPLDRVWSPEDLVAAWS; translated from the coding sequence ATGACAGCAGAATTCTCCGGACGCGAGCACGAGCTGCGGGTGCTACGCGAGCAGCTTCATCTCGTTCTCGCCGGAAAGCTGACCACGCGTGGCAGGGCTCTGCTCGTGACCGGCCGTCGGCGCGTGGGCAAGTCCCGTCTGGTGCAGGAGTTCTGCGACCGTTCCCGCCTGCCTTACATGGTCTTCCAAGCCTCACGCGGGCGCTCGCCCGCCGCCGAACGCAGTGACTTCATCGACGCTGTGTCGTGCGCCGGACTGCCGGACGCGGCACTGATCAGCGGCAACCGCCCACAGGACTGGAACGCGGCCCTGCGCGCCCTGGCCATCGCGGTCGGAGACACCCCTTGCGTCGTCGTCCTCGACGAGGTGCCCTGGCTCGTGGAGCAGGACCCCGAGTTCGAGGGGGCGTTGCAGACGGTCTGGGACAGGTTCCTGTCGGCCAGACCGATCCTGCTGATCTTGGTCGGCAGCGACCTGACGACGATGGAGGCACTGCAGGAGTACGGACGGCCGTTCTTCGGGCGGGCCGGCCACACCACCGTCAGGCCGCTCCACCTGGGCGACGTCGCGGCCATGACGGGCCTGCCCGCCGCGGACGCCGTCGACGCCTTCCTCCTGACCGGCGGCTTTCCCGAGATCGTGAGCTCGTGGGAGCCGGGCATGTCCCGGGAGGAGTTCCTGCGGCGGAGTCTCGCCTCTCCTCTGTCACCCCTCCTCGCCGCCGGTCAGCTCACGCTGCTCGGCGAGTTCCCGGGAGGCGGCCACGCGCGTACGATCCTGGAGGCGATCGGCACCGGCGAGCGCACCTTCGCCGGCATCGCCGCGAGGACGGGAGGCGCCGCGCCACTGCCCGCCGGCACCCTCTCTCCGATCCTCGCCACACTTGCCGCCAAGCAGGTCGTCGCCGCCGACCTGCCGCTGTCCACCAGGCAGGACACCAAGAACAAGCGCTACCGGATCGCCGACCCCTACCTGCGCTTCTGGCTGACCTTCCTGCAGCGCGCGATCGCCGACAGCGAGCGTGGCCGTCCCGACCTCGCGCTGCGCCGCATCGGGCGGTCGTGGACGAGCTGGCGTGGCCGGGCGGTCGAGCCGGTGATCCGCGAGACCCTCGCCCGCGCGCTGCCGGACGAGGACTGGCCCGGCACGGAGGAGGTCGGCGGTTGGTGGAACCGGCAGAACAACCCGGAGGTGGACCTGGTCGGCGCCGACAGAGGTCCGGTCGCGAGCGAGGTGCACTTCGTCGGATCGATCAAGTGGCTGGAGAACCGCCCGTTCGACCGGCACGATCACGAGGCGCTCGTCCGGAGCAAGCCCTTCGTGCCGGGGACGGGCGACCGCACGCCTCTCGTCGCCGTCTCGCGGGCCGGCGCCGAGCCGGGCCTGCCCCTCGACCGGGTCTGGTCGCCGGAGGATCTGGTAGCCGCCTGGAGTTAG
- a CDS encoding ABC transporter permease has protein sequence MAVDTQHARRIAGLDALELGGERRAGLPARLWARLWPMLTAVALVLVAWQLVVMSGRWPEYVFAGPVETFQAMGERFGEADFYRAVATTMRRAFTGFALAVLVGLVVGAAVSRVKVLRAAFGALITGLQTMPSIAWFPFAILLFGLTESAITFVVILGAAPSIANGLITGVDYTPPLLLRAGHVLGFRRLSLYRHVILPASLPSFLAGLKQGWAFAWRSLMAGELMVIIAYQSSLGEQLAYAREVSDSPGLIGTMIIILSIGIVIDLLFEAADGALRRRWGLDQR, from the coding sequence ATGGCCGTTGACACGCAGCACGCCCGGCGGATCGCCGGGCTCGACGCGCTGGAGCTGGGCGGCGAGCGGCGGGCCGGGCTTCCCGCCCGGCTGTGGGCGCGCCTCTGGCCGATGCTCACCGCCGTCGCGCTGGTGCTGGTGGCCTGGCAGCTCGTCGTCATGAGCGGGCGCTGGCCCGAGTACGTCTTCGCCGGGCCGGTCGAGACCTTCCAGGCCATGGGGGAACGCTTCGGCGAGGCCGACTTCTACCGGGCCGTCGCCACCACCATGCGGCGGGCGTTCACCGGGTTCGCGCTGGCGGTGCTGGTCGGCCTGGTGGTCGGGGCGGCGGTGTCGCGGGTGAAGGTGCTGCGGGCGGCGTTCGGGGCGCTCATCACCGGGCTGCAGACGATGCCGTCGATCGCCTGGTTCCCGTTCGCGATCCTGCTGTTCGGGCTGACGGAGAGCGCGATCACGTTCGTGGTGATCCTGGGGGCGGCGCCGTCCATCGCCAACGGGCTGATCACCGGCGTGGACTACACGCCGCCGCTGCTGCTGCGGGCCGGGCACGTGCTCGGGTTCCGGCGGCTCAGCCTCTACCGGCACGTGATCCTGCCGGCGTCGCTGCCGTCGTTCCTCGCGGGGCTGAAGCAGGGGTGGGCCTTCGCCTGGCGCTCGCTGATGGCGGGCGAGCTCATGGTGATCATCGCCTACCAGTCCTCGCTGGGCGAGCAGCTCGCCTACGCCCGCGAGGTGTCCGACTCGCCGGGCCTGATCGGCACGATGATCATCATCCTGTCCATCGGCATCGTCATCGACCTGCTCTTCGAGGCGGCCGACGGGGCACTGCGCCGCCGCTGGGGCCTCGACCAAAGGTGA
- a CDS encoding MFS transporter codes for MTIHQRRSIGFVRIAHTMVALYPKRTVLGLSLFIGQAFLYNAITFGYAQILSTFYGIETHTGYYFAVIAVGNFLGPLLLGHLFDTVGRVPMISATYIGSGVLLLGTAWLFDQGALTAVTLTACWSVVLFVASAGASSAYLTVSEIFPMETRAMAIAFFFAVGTAAGGIAGPLVFSSLVESGVPGDTALAFVIGGLVMIAGGLVEVFLGVKAERKGLEDIAAPLSAAGAPST; via the coding sequence ATGACCATCCACCAGCGCAGGTCGATCGGCTTCGTCCGGATCGCGCACACGATGGTCGCGCTCTACCCCAAGCGCACCGTGCTCGGCCTGTCGCTCTTCATCGGCCAGGCGTTCCTCTACAACGCGATCACCTTCGGGTACGCGCAGATCCTGTCCACCTTCTACGGCATCGAGACGCACACCGGCTACTACTTCGCGGTCATCGCGGTCGGCAACTTCCTCGGCCCGCTGCTGCTCGGCCACCTCTTCGACACCGTCGGGCGGGTGCCGATGATCTCGGCCACCTACATCGGCTCCGGGGTGCTGCTGCTCGGCACCGCCTGGCTGTTCGACCAGGGCGCCCTGACCGCGGTGACGCTGACCGCGTGCTGGAGCGTGGTGCTGTTCGTGGCCTCGGCGGGAGCCAGCTCGGCCTATCTGACCGTGAGCGAGATCTTCCCGATGGAGACCAGGGCCATGGCCATCGCGTTCTTCTTCGCGGTCGGCACCGCCGCGGGCGGCATCGCGGGCCCGCTGGTCTTCTCCTCGCTCGTGGAGAGCGGCGTGCCGGGCGACACGGCGCTCGCGTTCGTCATCGGCGGGCTGGTGATGATCGCCGGCGGCCTGGTGGAGGTGTTCCTCGGCGTCAAGGCCGAACGCAAGGGGCTGGAGGACATCGCGGCCCCGCTGTCGGCCGCCGGGGCCCCGTCCACCTGA
- a CDS encoding ATP-binding protein, translating to MRVAFVGKGGSGKTTMSALFARHLAAQGAPVVAIDADINQHLALVLGLDRQPEPLGEHLTEIKERLRGDNPRIPSAADMIKTTPPGRGSRLLSFDDLAADPYGLTTPDGVRLLAAGAFNADDLGVACYHSKIGAVELLLNHLVDGPGEYVVVDMTAGADSFASGLFTRFDLTFLVAEPTRQGVSVYRQYREHAAAHDVAVAVVGNKVHGPDDVEFLRAHAGDDLLGWMEHSPAVRAMEQGRHVALDDLEPANADTLSLLRKSVDERDKDWARFGRQAVEFHLRNARAWANERLGRDLADQVDPGFVYGP from the coding sequence GTGAGAGTGGCCTTCGTCGGCAAGGGCGGCAGCGGCAAGACGACGATGTCGGCGCTGTTCGCCAGGCACCTCGCCGCCCAGGGCGCGCCGGTGGTCGCCATCGACGCCGACATCAACCAGCACCTGGCTCTCGTCCTCGGCCTCGACCGGCAGCCCGAGCCCCTCGGCGAGCACCTCACCGAGATCAAGGAGCGCCTGCGCGGCGACAACCCGCGCATCCCGTCCGCGGCCGACATGATCAAGACCACTCCGCCCGGCCGCGGCTCCCGCCTGCTGAGCTTCGACGACCTCGCCGCCGACCCCTACGGGCTGACCACGCCCGACGGCGTCCGGCTGCTCGCCGCCGGCGCGTTCAACGCCGACGACCTCGGCGTGGCCTGCTACCACTCCAAGATCGGCGCGGTGGAGCTGCTGCTCAACCACCTGGTCGACGGCCCTGGCGAATACGTCGTCGTCGACATGACCGCCGGCGCCGACTCCTTCGCCTCGGGCCTGTTCACCCGCTTCGACCTGACCTTCCTCGTCGCCGAGCCCACCCGCCAGGGCGTGAGCGTCTACCGCCAATACCGTGAGCACGCCGCCGCCCACGACGTCGCCGTCGCGGTCGTCGGCAACAAGGTCCACGGGCCCGACGACGTCGAGTTCCTGCGCGCGCACGCGGGCGACGACCTGCTCGGCTGGATGGAGCACTCCCCCGCCGTCCGCGCGATGGAGCAGGGCCGCCACGTCGCGCTCGACGACCTGGAGCCGGCCAACGCCGACACGCTCAGCCTGCTGCGCAAGAGCGTGGACGAGCGCGACAAGGACTGGGCGCGCTTCGGCCGCCAGGCGGTCGAGTTCCACCTGCGCAACGCGCGGGCCTGGGCCAACGAGCGGCTCGGGCGTGACCTCGCCGATCAGGTCGATCCCGGCTTCGTCTATGGCCCGTGA
- a CDS encoding LCP family protein — MDRQRGFGLGASIALTLASAVLWGVAHLATERRRAGIALMAAHVLTLAAILVVFTGFSTRLLSLAVQPRWLIGLTAGLVVLALAWTFVIVWSFVLVRPPRADLVGRVLTTSLTIALCALVLGPTVYAARLAYVSRDVVNTLFPVAGSSPVISQDPWNGAQRVNFLLLGADSAPGRPGVRTDSMTVASVDVRTGATTLFGLPRNLQRVPLPKGPARDRFPFGFTGSGPDTPGLLNEIYQYAEDHPDMVPGVGRGRRGPALIKETVGGILGLQVPYYAMVDMKGFAEMIDAIGGVEVTVKEPIVYGRYREGLLPAGTRRLTGQQALWFGRSRTDSDDYVRMGRQKCLLNAVAKQADPLTVLNSFERLAAATKRAISTDLPQDLLPAVVELSQKVKDKKIHSLSFVPPLISTVYPDWSLIRRKVSDALDEPRSTRSGQVFAHEQSPDDPVSLDAACR; from the coding sequence ATGGATAGACAGCGGGGATTCGGCCTCGGCGCCAGCATCGCGTTGACGCTGGCCTCGGCCGTGTTGTGGGGAGTCGCGCACCTGGCCACCGAGCGGCGCAGGGCCGGGATCGCGCTCATGGCGGCGCACGTCCTGACGCTCGCCGCGATCCTCGTCGTGTTCACCGGCTTCAGCACGCGCCTGCTCTCGCTGGCCGTCCAGCCCCGCTGGCTGATCGGGCTCACCGCCGGCCTGGTGGTGCTCGCGCTGGCCTGGACATTCGTGATCGTCTGGTCGTTCGTCCTGGTCCGCCCGCCGCGCGCGGACCTCGTCGGCCGGGTGCTCACCACGTCGCTGACCATCGCCCTCTGCGCGCTCGTGCTCGGGCCGACCGTCTACGCCGCCCGCCTCGCCTACGTCTCGCGCGACGTCGTGAACACCCTGTTCCCGGTCGCCGGCAGCTCCCCGGTCATCTCGCAGGACCCGTGGAACGGCGCCCAGCGGGTCAACTTCCTGCTGCTCGGCGCGGACTCGGCGCCGGGGCGGCCGGGGGTGCGTACCGACAGCATGACCGTGGCCAGCGTGGACGTGCGGACCGGCGCGACCACGCTGTTCGGCCTGCCGCGCAACCTCCAGCGGGTGCCGCTCCCCAAGGGCCCGGCCCGCGACCGCTTCCCCTTCGGCTTCACCGGCTCCGGCCCCGACACCCCCGGCCTCCTCAACGAGATCTACCAGTACGCCGAGGACCACCCCGACATGGTGCCGGGCGTCGGGCGCGGCAGGCGCGGCCCGGCCCTCATCAAGGAGACCGTCGGCGGCATCCTCGGCCTCCAGGTGCCCTACTACGCGATGGTGGACATGAAGGGCTTCGCCGAGATGATCGACGCCATCGGCGGCGTCGAGGTCACGGTCAAGGAGCCCATCGTGTACGGCCGCTACCGCGAGGGCCTGCTCCCCGCCGGCACCCGGAGGCTGACCGGCCAGCAGGCCCTGTGGTTCGGCCGCTCGCGCACCGACAGCGACGACTACGTCCGCATGGGCCGCCAGAAGTGCCTGCTCAACGCGGTGGCCAAGCAGGCCGATCCGCTGACCGTGCTCAACAGCTTCGAGCGCCTGGCCGCCGCCACGAAGCGGGCGATCTCCACCGACCTGCCGCAGGACCTGCTGCCGGCCGTCGTGGAGCTGTCCCAGAAGGTCAAGGACAAGAAGATCCACAGCCTCAGCTTCGTCCCGCCGCTCATCAGCACCGTCTACCCGGACTGGTCGCTGATCCGCCGCAAGGTGTCCGACGCCTTGGACGAGCCGCGTTCGACCAGGTCGGGCCAGGTGTTCGCGCACGAGCAGAGCCCCGACGACCCGGTCAGCCTCGACGCCGCCTGCCGATAG
- a CDS encoding ABC transporter substrate-binding protein, translated as MNARRVLAALALIALAGGTAACGSDTTSAGDGGGTATEVRLGFFPNITHATALVGVEKGLYAKDLGVPVKTSTFNAGPAAIEALFSGAIDATYIGPNPAINAWQKSKGQAIKIVAGAASGGVFLVVKPGIDDVEDLKGKKIATPQLGNTQDVALRYWLSSKGIKTDTKGGGEVHIVPQENSQTLQTFATGDIDGAWVPEPFASRLVLESGGKILLDERDLWPDKQFVITHLIVRQEWAKQHPDLVKKLLQAHVAANKIIADDPDGAAQTANAAIEKLTQKPLKPEVLKSAFKNITFTNDPIASSLTLSAKHAEEVGLLEPVDLNGIYDLGPLNEILAAAGQQAVADK; from the coding sequence ATGAACGCTCGCAGGGTGCTGGCCGCACTGGCGCTGATCGCACTCGCCGGGGGAACGGCCGCGTGCGGGAGCGACACCACGAGCGCCGGCGACGGCGGCGGGACCGCCACCGAGGTCCGCCTCGGCTTCTTCCCGAACATCACCCACGCCACCGCGCTGGTGGGCGTCGAGAAGGGCCTCTACGCGAAGGACCTGGGCGTCCCGGTCAAGACCAGCACGTTCAACGCCGGCCCCGCCGCGATCGAGGCGCTGTTCTCCGGCGCCATCGACGCCACCTACATCGGCCCGAACCCGGCGATCAACGCCTGGCAGAAGTCCAAGGGCCAGGCCATCAAGATCGTCGCCGGCGCCGCGTCCGGCGGCGTCTTCCTGGTCGTCAAGCCGGGCATCGACGACGTCGAGGACCTCAAGGGCAAGAAGATCGCCACCCCGCAGCTCGGCAACACCCAGGACGTGGCCCTGCGCTACTGGCTCAGCAGCAAGGGGATCAAGACCGACACCAAGGGCGGCGGCGAGGTCCACATCGTGCCGCAGGAGAACTCCCAGACCCTCCAGACCTTCGCCACCGGCGACATCGACGGCGCGTGGGTGCCCGAGCCGTTCGCCAGCCGCCTGGTCCTGGAGAGCGGCGGCAAGATCCTGCTGGACGAGCGCGACCTCTGGCCGGACAAGCAGTTCGTGATCACCCACCTGATCGTCCGTCAGGAGTGGGCCAAGCAGCACCCCGACCTGGTGAAGAAGCTGCTCCAAGCGCACGTCGCGGCCAACAAGATCATCGCCGACGATCCCGACGGCGCCGCGCAGACCGCCAACGCCGCCATCGAGAAGCTCACCCAGAAGCCGCTCAAGCCCGAGGTGCTGAAGAGCGCCTTCAAGAACATCACCTTCACCAACGACCCGATCGCCTCCTCGCTCACCCTCAGCGCCAAGCACGCCGAGGAGGTCGGGCTGCTCGAACCGGTGGACCTCAACGGCATCTACGACCTCGGCCCGCTCAACGAGATCCTGGCGGCGGCCGGCCAGCAGGCCGTCGCGGACAAGTGA
- a CDS encoding SCO5389 family protein, protein MSLTVPNDLLDQARTGEIDDAAFVACVRDSLPYAWSLISELVKEREHSGADFADNQVPPPSEEARGQLLRCLASDSMRGALERHFGVRLAFQNCHRVAVFDPAATKALAEFVTPRAQILNQKPELVDC, encoded by the coding sequence ATGTCGCTGACCGTTCCGAACGATCTGCTCGACCAGGCCAGGACCGGTGAGATCGACGACGCCGCGTTCGTCGCGTGCGTACGCGACTCCCTGCCCTACGCGTGGTCGCTGATCAGCGAGCTGGTCAAGGAGCGTGAGCACAGCGGGGCCGACTTCGCCGACAACCAGGTGCCGCCGCCGTCCGAGGAGGCCCGCGGCCAGCTCCTGCGCTGCCTGGCGAGCGATTCCATGCGCGGCGCGCTGGAGCGTCACTTCGGGGTGCGGCTGGCCTTCCAGAACTGCCACCGGGTCGCCGTCTTCGACCCCGCGGCCACGAAGGCGCTGGCCGAGTTCGTCACCCCGAGGGCACAGATCCTCAACCAGAAACCGGAGCTGGTGGACTGCTGA